A region from the Cannabis sativa cultivar Pink pepper isolate KNU-18-1 chromosome 9, ASM2916894v1, whole genome shotgun sequence genome encodes:
- the LOC115724185 gene encoding transcription factor IBH1: MKTCPKQGSLVALNDNDDKSSTRTKFALRFIRSLMEMKRRGHVSSSSSSSDNDNNNNISSAVAERSEKIKVAAYSSMAHAVGPRRAWARALIFKLRRRAKRQRVLMKMNRSKSLKKINNKKKLMKKKRAVDYNYQNDDVFSQTDRLRGIVPGGKAMDLCSLFEETAHFINCLATQVKVMKDIADQLSSK, translated from the coding sequence ATGAAAACTTGTCCAAAACAGGGTTCACTAGTCGCCTTAAACGACAACGATGATAAAAGTAGTACTAGAACCAAGTTTGCCTTGAGATTTATCCGATCTCTAATGGAAATGAAAAGACGTGGacatgtttcttcttcttcttcttcttcagataatgataataataataatatctcgTCTGCAGTGGCCGAACGAAGCGAGAAGATAAAGGTGGCGGCCTATTCTTCGATGGCGCATGCAGTGGGGCCCAGGAGGGCTTGGGCAAGAGCTCTTATCTTCAAGCTTCGAAGGAGAGCCAAACGACAACGCGTTTTGATGAAAATGAATAGATCCAAAAGTCTGAAgaagataaataataaaaagaagttgatgaagaagaaaagggcTGTTGATTACAATTACCAAAACGATGACGTATTTAGTCAAACTGATAGGCTTCGAGGAATTGTGCCTGGTGGAAAAGCCATGGATTTATGCAGTTTGTTTGAGGAAACTGCTCATTTTATTAACTGTCTTGCTACGCAGGTCAAGGTTATGAAGGATATTGCCGATCAATTATCATCAAAATGA